In Candidatus Neomarinimicrobiota bacterium, one DNA window encodes the following:
- a CDS encoding sn-glycerol-1-phosphate dehydrogenase: METFEKESRKRLEIALSKADTTRYINVGHNTISSVGEYFIKCFPARRAVIVADQNTFQAAGQAAQKVMKAQDNQTLEPFIFNESDFHAEMQYVEELTAYLKTVDAIPIAVGSGTLNDLTKLAAHRCGRPYMVVVTAASVDGYTAFGASITAAGFKQTFQCSAPLCVIADLSVIAEAPPEMNAWGYADLIAKIPAGADWILADALGIEAIRQDAWALVQHPLRDLTADPGGVKRGEGKALCYLVEGLLMAGLAMQAIGSSRPASGAEHQFSHLWDIEHHTHHGIAPSHGFKVAIGSLSSLALYEKILDIPIEDQKWELITIKERWLTFAEIEANIVSHFNDPDVAKQVIDQAQGKYVSPDVLHDRMRQLSDLWPELKPQIIKQILPFSELRDKLVEINGPVDPQDIGIEISRLRHSFRLAQYIRTRYTILDVALEGGWLESSVHQIFSNNQYWAASQEEITLSLEGVE, from the coding sequence ATGGAAACCTTTGAAAAAGAAAGCAGAAAACGCCTTGAGATCGCCCTGTCTAAAGCCGATACCACGCGGTATATCAATGTAGGTCACAATACGATTTCTAGTGTGGGAGAATATTTCATAAAATGCTTCCCCGCTCGCAGAGCTGTTATTGTCGCTGACCAGAATACCTTTCAAGCTGCCGGTCAAGCCGCTCAAAAGGTTATGAAAGCTCAGGATAACCAAACTCTGGAACCCTTCATTTTTAACGAAAGTGATTTTCATGCAGAGATGCAGTATGTTGAGGAGTTGACCGCCTATCTTAAAACTGTGGATGCTATTCCAATTGCAGTTGGTTCCGGGACTCTTAATGATTTAACAAAATTAGCAGCCCATCGTTGTGGCAGACCCTATATGGTTGTTGTGACCGCTGCTTCAGTAGATGGATATACTGCGTTTGGAGCTTCCATTACAGCAGCTGGTTTTAAACAGACCTTTCAGTGTTCGGCACCTCTGTGCGTGATCGCTGATCTTTCCGTCATTGCAGAAGCCCCCCCGGAAATGAATGCCTGGGGTTATGCTGATCTGATCGCCAAGATTCCTGCAGGTGCAGATTGGATTCTTGCCGATGCCCTGGGTATTGAAGCAATTAGGCAGGATGCCTGGGCTTTGGTTCAACACCCATTACGAGATCTGACAGCTGATCCTGGAGGTGTGAAACGAGGTGAAGGTAAGGCCTTATGTTATCTGGTTGAAGGTTTACTTATGGCCGGTTTGGCAATGCAGGCCATCGGTTCATCTCGCCCAGCTTCAGGTGCTGAACACCAATTCAGTCACCTCTGGGACATAGAGCATCACACCCATCACGGGATTGCTCCATCGCATGGGTTTAAAGTTGCCATCGGATCATTATCCTCCCTGGCGCTCTATGAAAAGATATTGGATATTCCCATTGAGGATCAAAAATGGGAATTGATTACGATCAAAGAACGTTGGCTTACTTTTGCAGAGATTGAAGCAAACATTGTGTCCCATTTTAACGATCCGGATGTAGCTAAACAGGTGATTGACCAAGCTCAGGGCAAATATGTATCTCCTGATGTTCTTCACGATCGCATGCGTCAACTAAGTGATCTTTGGCCAGAATTAAAGCCGCAGATAATCAAACAGATCCTTCCATTTTCTGAGTTACGTGACAAGCTGGTCGAGATCAATGGGCCGGTTGATCCACAGGACATTGGGATTGAGATATCCCGATTAAGGCACAGCTTTCGATTGGCTCAGTATATTCGAACGCGCTACACTATTCTTGATGTAGCCCTGGAAGGTGGTTGGTTGGAAAGCAGTGTCCATCAGATATTCTCAAACAATCAATATTGGGCAGCAAGCCAGGAGGAAATAACGCTATCCCTGGAAGGTGTAGAATGA
- a CDS encoding glycerophosphodiester phosphodiesterase family protein, translated as MIFTFSGCGENKLSPINVYTDLGVLPIQAHRGGGLRIPENTLETFIETWEMGIIPEADIRTTSDDVIICIHDKNSKRLAPNTSDSLINISFSEISLAVAKTLDVGSFRGDQVQSIPTLEEVFKSMSGHPDRFIYLDYKKIDLDRLANMVRDHGLERQIIFTTKHHNLIIDWHSRIPESLSLLWIGGSLENVKKTFASIRENQFEGITTIQIHVKYPDVESDQPFKPAPDYLQARMKEVNEQGILFQVLPWRMVEPEVYTQLLELGVRSFATDYPIMTIDIYKKYMESI; from the coding sequence ATGATTTTTACATTTTCTGGATGCGGAGAAAATAAACTGTCACCTATTAACGTGTATACAGATTTGGGAGTTCTTCCCATCCAGGCTCACCGCGGTGGTGGTTTGAGAATCCCGGAAAACACCCTGGAAACGTTCATAGAAACCTGGGAGATGGGGATCATTCCAGAAGCCGATATTCGCACCACCTCCGATGATGTTATTATCTGTATCCACGATAAAAACTCAAAACGTCTGGCTCCAAACACATCAGATTCCCTGATCAATATCTCCTTTAGTGAGATCAGTCTCGCAGTGGCTAAAACATTGGATGTTGGATCATTTCGGGGAGATCAAGTCCAGTCTATTCCAACGTTGGAAGAGGTTTTTAAAAGTATGTCCGGACATCCCGATCGCTTTATATATCTGGATTATAAAAAGATCGATCTGGATCGGCTGGCCAATATGGTTAGAGATCATGGTCTTGAAAGACAGATCATTTTTACGACAAAGCATCATAACCTGATCATAGACTGGCACAGTCGCATACCTGAATCACTATCACTCCTTTGGATCGGTGGGAGTCTGGAAAATGTGAAAAAGACCTTTGCGTCCATCCGTGAAAATCAATTTGAAGGGATCACTACCATTCAGATCCATGTGAAATACCCAGATGTTGAAAGTGACCAACCTTTTAAACCCGCGCCGGATTATCTCCAGGCCAGGATGAAAGAAGTGAACGAACAAGGGATATTATTCCAGGTTTTACCCTGGCGGATGGTCGAGCCTGAAGTGTACACCCAACTCCTTGAGCTTGGTGTACGTTCTTTTGCTACGGACTATCCAATTATGACGATTGATATATACAAGAAATATATGGAAAGTATTTGA
- a CDS encoding lamin tail domain-containing protein: MKTALKGLCITVLMFAFTSIAFGDIFITEIADPNGGGYAARFVELFNNGSEDVDLSEGWSLARYTNGNDYITTRLALRGVIPAGGFYVSCRHADDFMETFGFAADLDGHQAGPVDSNGDDNIVLYNPAWEVVDIYGRPGEDGTGTDHEFEDGRAERVSTVTTGNPTFDPAEWDIDNDSGGGDGPQEAPADFDPRAWFTHASNPFNILEVKTLDNLTVTVSYTYPVDSVTAVMAANYDIGGVAPLSITAESNMVVLTLAVAMTHPTDYVLTVNDVYTLDSSLTIGTNSTAAFSYYEYSGKVVISEFTYNSEGSDNEWFEIFNASAETIDLTGWLFRDEPTSHSPIIIQSTTDNVLAPGEYFTIFAYGDGVVNGWPLHFTPDVNGAVNYADTSHFHMWNLNNSDDIIYMWDSMGNLVDSVAYDQSLPNTVPVEAYLGIGHTVEIINPMASNDDPTNWQASYFYGGTPGLENVTIAPVYPGVVISEVMYHSSLDDSAQVEWIELFNTEDDSVDIGGWYTMDDNPTHVRTPFPVGTKIGPGEYLSVFNYVSSDTFVVPFTPDYDISDGDIGYSDSKDNPLLFNAEDDLVSYMYYDDGGAGEMFEHASGADGLGYSLELIDPLLSNHDPLNWKASSGLGGTPGTEPLDEFPPTILNVSVVDLNTINVAFSESVDSVTATTLINYSVDGGIGVPSAAVWSDYQVALTIGALVHETDYTLTVSNVADVSGNVIDTLSTMAFTYQAYVDMIVINEFQYNSEYYDNEFIELYNASADTIDILGWYLRDEPTSHQFLVVPDSINTVMLPGDYFTIYVYGEGEEKGWPLHFTPDLQAAIDYTDTTRNHLWNLNNSGDMIYLWDDLGNLTDFVDYHTDQLAYPDPARWGTGLSCELIDPAMDRNDPASWQPSYFYGGTPGALNILEAPVYPAIVVNEIMYNAAGDVEYEWIELFNAGDVDIDISGWYMMDDNPTHGRVGIPEGTTLAAGDFYTLLNHVEVDTFELPFTPDFDVTEGGIGLSNSRDNCIIFNAADVMMTFMHYDDGTPDSGDDFQHAPEADGTGPTLALIDATASNWDPINWIISLEDGGTPGIENFDVTGPAIVSAAASSDTSVVLTFSEVVHPATGEHLTNYSFDNGIGTPLAAEADGNIVTLITTPFTVDLEYTITMNNIWDMLGNAIEANSTISFTSTFVGVHDGMLPDEYALNQNYPNPFNPVTTISYALPEVADVTLRIYDITGREIHALVDESQPAGWYDLKWSGLSAQGTPVSTGMYFARIQAGGYTKVIKMLYLK, from the coding sequence ATGAAAACTGCATTAAAAGGATTGTGCATCACTGTACTGATGTTTGCATTCACCAGTATTGCATTCGGAGATATCTTTATTACGGAGATCGCAGATCCAAATGGTGGCGGATACGCAGCCAGATTTGTTGAGCTGTTTAATAATGGTAGCGAAGATGTTGACCTAAGTGAAGGCTGGTCACTGGCTCGGTATACTAACGGAAATGATTATATCACTACTAGACTTGCTCTGCGGGGTGTCATACCTGCCGGCGGTTTTTATGTTAGTTGCAGACATGCTGATGATTTTATGGAGACCTTTGGTTTTGCAGCTGATTTAGATGGTCACCAGGCCGGACCGGTTGATAGTAATGGTGATGATAATATAGTACTGTACAACCCAGCCTGGGAAGTTGTGGACATTTACGGCCGTCCTGGTGAAGATGGTACAGGCACAGATCATGAATTTGAAGATGGTCGGGCTGAGAGAGTTTCGACTGTTACGACAGGTAACCCTACTTTTGACCCCGCTGAATGGGATATTGACAATGATTCTGGTGGTGGAGATGGACCACAAGAAGCCCCTGCCGATTTTGACCCACGAGCCTGGTTCACCCATGCTTCTAACCCTTTCAACATTTTAGAGGTTAAAACATTAGACAATTTGACAGTAACTGTAAGTTATACTTACCCTGTTGACTCAGTAACTGCTGTAATGGCTGCCAATTATGATATTGGTGGCGTTGCTCCTCTGAGTATAACCGCTGAATCGAACATGGTTGTGTTAACCCTGGCTGTTGCCATGACCCACCCAACTGATTATGTTTTAACAGTCAATGATGTTTACACCCTCGATAGCTCTCTAACGATCGGCACCAATAGTACAGCTGCCTTTTCCTACTACGAATATTCAGGAAAAGTTGTTATCAGTGAGTTTACCTATAATTCAGAAGGCAGTGATAACGAATGGTTTGAAATCTTTAATGCATCTGCCGAGACTATTGATCTTACAGGATGGCTGTTTCGAGATGAGCCGACCAGTCATTCTCCCATTATTATCCAGAGCACCACAGACAATGTTTTGGCTCCCGGTGAATATTTTACGATCTTCGCTTATGGTGATGGTGTTGTCAATGGTTGGCCTCTTCACTTTACCCCGGATGTAAACGGTGCTGTCAATTACGCGGATACTAGTCACTTCCATATGTGGAATTTAAACAATAGTGATGACATTATTTACATGTGGGATAGTATGGGTAACCTGGTTGACAGCGTTGCTTATGATCAGAGTCTTCCCAATACCGTGCCTGTAGAAGCCTATTTGGGTATTGGTCATACTGTAGAAATAATCAACCCCATGGCCAGCAACGATGATCCAACCAACTGGCAGGCTAGCTATTTCTATGGTGGAACACCTGGACTTGAGAATGTTACCATCGCTCCTGTATATCCTGGTGTTGTAATCAGTGAAGTTATGTATCATTCTTCACTTGACGATTCTGCCCAGGTTGAGTGGATCGAGCTATTTAATACTGAAGATGATAGTGTTGATATAGGTGGCTGGTACACCATGGATGATAATCCAACACATGTGAGAACCCCGTTCCCCGTTGGCACAAAGATCGGTCCTGGAGAATACCTGTCGGTCTTTAATTATGTCTCTTCAGATACATTTGTAGTTCCATTTACTCCTGATTATGATATCTCAGATGGCGACATCGGCTATAGTGACTCGAAAGATAACCCACTTCTCTTCAATGCTGAAGATGACTTGGTCAGCTACATGTACTATGATGATGGTGGAGCAGGCGAAATGTTCGAGCATGCTTCGGGTGCCGATGGTCTGGGATATTCACTGGAATTAATAGATCCGCTTCTGTCAAATCATGATCCATTGAACTGGAAAGCCAGTAGTGGATTGGGCGGCACACCTGGAACAGAACCTCTGGACGAGTTCCCGCCAACCATATTGAATGTGAGTGTCGTGGATCTGAACACCATCAATGTGGCTTTTTCAGAATCGGTGGATTCAGTGACTGCCACAACTCTGATCAATTATTCAGTAGATGGTGGAATTGGTGTTCCATCAGCAGCTGTCTGGTCTGATTATCAGGTTGCACTGACCATTGGTGCGCTGGTTCATGAGACTGATTATACTTTAACCGTGAGCAATGTTGCTGATGTTTCCGGAAATGTGATCGACACCTTAAGTACGATGGCATTTACTTATCAAGCTTATGTTGACATGATCGTGATCAATGAGTTTCAGTATAATTCAGAATACTATGATAATGAGTTTATTGAATTGTACAATGCTTCAGCCGATACAATCGATATTTTGGGATGGTATTTGAGAGATGAGCCCACCAGTCATCAGTTTCTAGTGGTTCCCGACAGCATAAATACGGTTATGCTTCCTGGTGACTATTTCACAATCTATGTCTACGGTGAGGGTGAGGAAAAAGGCTGGCCATTGCATTTCACACCAGATCTGCAAGCAGCCATCGACTACACCGATACGACTCGGAATCATCTCTGGAACCTGAACAATAGTGGAGATATGATCTACCTCTGGGATGACCTGGGTAATTTGACGGATTTTGTTGACTATCATACAGATCAGCTCGCATACCCTGATCCTGCAAGATGGGGAACTGGATTATCCTGCGAATTAATTGATCCAGCCATGGATCGTAATGATCCGGCCAGTTGGCAACCCAGTTATTTCTATGGTGGTACTCCAGGAGCCCTCAATATTCTAGAAGCTCCCGTTTATCCAGCAATCGTTGTAAACGAGATTATGTACAATGCTGCTGGTGATGTTGAATATGAATGGATCGAGCTGTTCAATGCTGGTGATGTCGACATCGATATAAGCGGTTGGTATATGATGGATGACAATCCTACACATGGTCGTGTCGGTATACCAGAAGGTACGACATTAGCAGCCGGGGATTTCTATACCCTGCTAAATCATGTTGAAGTGGATACCTTCGAACTCCCCTTCACGCCTGATTTTGATGTTACAGAAGGAGGAATCGGTCTGAGTAATTCCAGGGATAACTGTATCATTTTTAATGCTGCTGATGTCATGATGACCTTTATGCATTATGATGATGGAACACCTGATAGTGGTGATGATTTCCAACATGCTCCTGAAGCTGATGGTACCGGTCCAACCCTGGCCTTGATAGATGCCACAGCATCGAATTGGGATCCGATCAACTGGATCATCAGTCTTGAAGATGGCGGAACACCTGGCATTGAGAATTTCGATGTTACTGGTCCGGCGATTGTTTCAGCCGCAGCCTCCAGTGATACCAGTGTTGTGCTTACATTTTCAGAAGTTGTTCACCCGGCAACAGGTGAGCACCTGACTAACTACTCATTTGATAATGGGATAGGAACACCACTGGCCGCAGAAGCTGATGGGAATATTGTAACACTCATAACCACGCCATTTACGGTTGACCTTGAGTACACGATTACCATGAACAATATCTGGGACATGTTAGGCAATGCCATTGAGGCTAACTCAACGATCAGCTTTACTTCGACTTTCGTTGGAGTGCATGACGGGATGCTGCCAGATGAATATGCTCTCAATCAGAACTATCCGAATCCTTTCAATCCTGTGACGACGATCAGTTATGCCTTGCCAGAGGTTGCCGATGTAACCCTGCGGATCTATGATATCACCGGACGTGAGATACATGCCCTGGTGGATGAGTCACAACCAGCTGGTTGGTATGACCTGAAGTGGAGTGGCCTAAGTGCCCAGGGAACTCCTGTAAGTACTGGAATGTATTTTGCCAGAATTCAGGCTGGTGGTTATACCAAAGTCATTAAGATGTTGTACCTGAAATAG
- the glpD gene encoding glycerol-3-phosphate dehydrogenase, producing the protein MNRAKQLTEITSAEYDVAIIGGGINGAGIAMDLALRGVKTILFEKRDFGWYATSSSTKLIHGGLRYLEYFELSLVRESLAERERLLSNAPHLVKPLKLNVPIYKHSKRPAWMVRAGLTLYDILSYNKSLPNHSYYANNRKQRERATIDPALNQKELTAVLSYYDCQIAFPERLTLELIIGAEEAGAAVLNYCKVKGMSRDSENENYLLQVNDKLTETNHEIAAKYIINAGGPFVDSINLNLAQEVGRKMGGTKGSHLLIKRFEGGPKEAIYVEAQQDGRPYFIIPWLDYYLVGTTDLFYDGDMNEVHATKTEIEYLLYELNQLIPGHSFEEKDVLYTYSGIRPLPFEPGKKERSVTRRHIILDHEKAGGSQNAFSIIGGKLTTYRSLAEDTADLICKRLGHKAACVTRHQSLPGAIISDKIQKVILSLANRHQISDATVQHLLSFYGSRTKEILEQVGKEPELATLISDDRPEIMAEVAYAIRSEHAQTLADIYYRRTIIGSYADRSENSVNNVAALAAEYLAWSPSETRSQIESLALMMSEQSHWEAIPA; encoded by the coding sequence ATGAACAGAGCAAAGCAACTCACTGAGATTACCTCTGCAGAATATGACGTTGCTATCATTGGTGGCGGAATCAATGGTGCAGGGATTGCGATGGATCTGGCCCTGCGCGGTGTGAAGACCATCCTCTTTGAAAAACGGGATTTTGGCTGGTATGCGACCAGCTCTTCAACCAAGCTGATCCATGGGGGGCTCAGATATTTGGAATATTTTGAATTGTCTCTGGTTCGGGAATCCCTGGCTGAGCGAGAGCGCCTTCTCTCCAACGCTCCCCATCTGGTGAAACCGCTGAAATTGAATGTTCCAATCTATAAGCACAGCAAACGTCCCGCCTGGATGGTGCGGGCAGGTCTAACTTTATATGATATACTGTCCTACAATAAGTCGTTGCCAAATCATAGCTATTATGCCAATAATCGCAAGCAGCGAGAGAGGGCAACTATTGATCCAGCGCTAAATCAAAAAGAGTTGACAGCAGTTTTATCATATTATGATTGTCAGATCGCCTTCCCGGAGCGACTAACACTTGAATTGATAATTGGTGCTGAAGAGGCCGGGGCAGCTGTTCTGAACTATTGTAAGGTTAAGGGGATGAGCCGAGATTCCGAAAATGAAAATTATCTGCTTCAGGTAAATGATAAACTAACCGAAACCAACCATGAGATAGCGGCAAAATATATCATCAATGCTGGTGGTCCTTTTGTTGATAGTATTAACCTGAATCTTGCACAGGAAGTGGGTCGCAAAATGGGAGGAACCAAGGGCAGTCACCTCCTGATCAAACGTTTTGAAGGTGGTCCTAAAGAAGCGATCTATGTGGAAGCCCAACAAGATGGCCGGCCCTACTTTATCATTCCTTGGTTGGACTATTATTTGGTTGGGACGACTGACCTTTTTTATGATGGGGATATGAATGAAGTTCACGCAACTAAGACAGAGATTGAATATCTGCTGTACGAGCTCAACCAGCTAATTCCCGGACATTCGTTTGAAGAGAAAGATGTGTTATATACATATTCCGGGATTCGGCCCTTACCCTTTGAGCCCGGCAAGAAGGAACGCAGTGTAACCCGACGTCATATTATTCTGGATCATGAGAAAGCAGGCGGGTCACAAAATGCGTTTTCGATCATCGGCGGTAAGTTGACCACCTATCGGAGTCTGGCAGAAGATACAGCTGATCTCATCTGTAAGCGCTTGGGGCATAAGGCCGCCTGTGTTACTCGACATCAGTCTTTACCTGGGGCAATAATATCCGACAAGATCCAAAAGGTTATTTTAAGCTTGGCGAACCGTCACCAGATCAGCGATGCGACAGTGCAACACCTCCTTTCATTTTATGGATCTCGAACAAAAGAGATACTTGAACAAGTTGGCAAGGAGCCAGAGCTGGCAACACTCATTTCTGATGATAGACCGGAAATAATGGCAGAGGTAGCCTACGCCATCAGGAGTGAACATGCACAGACCCTGGCCGACATCTACTACCGGCGGACAATTATCGGATCCTATGCAGATCGTAGCGAAAATTCAGTAAATAATGTGGCAGCGCTCGCCGCAGAATACCTGGCCTGGTCCCCCTCGGAAACTCGATCTCAGATCGAGTCACTGGCTTTAATGATGTCAGAACAAAGCCACTGGGAAGCCATTCCGGCTTAA